In one Niallia taxi genomic region, the following are encoded:
- the rsfS gene encoding ribosome silencing factor, producing MEERNLLLTAVKAADDKRAENIVALNMKGISLVSDYFVICHGNSDKQVQAIANEIKDKCGEIGVTVKRLEGFQEAKWILVDLGDIVVHVFHRDERTYYNLERLWGDAPVENIQSVIEQ from the coding sequence ATGGAAGAACGTAATTTGCTTTTGACTGCTGTTAAAGCAGCAGATGATAAACGAGCAGAAAATATAGTAGCATTAAACATGAAAGGAATCTCTTTAGTCTCAGATTATTTCGTGATTTGTCACGGTAATTCTGATAAACAGGTGCAGGCAATTGCGAATGAGATTAAAGATAAATGTGGAGAAATTGGTGTAACAGTCAAGCGTTTGGAAGGATTCCAAGAAGCGAAATGGATTCTTGTTGACCTTGGAGACATCGTTGTGCACGTCTTTCACCGTGATGAAAGAACGTATTACAATTTGGAAAGACTTTGGGGAGATGCACCAGTTGAAAATATCCAAAGTGTGATTGAGCAATGA
- a CDS encoding class I SAM-dependent DNA methyltransferase, protein MSYQQFAYLYDRLMDDVPYDKWVELLLAARQEYNIKGSNLLDLACGTGELSVRLAQKGFAVTGADISSDMLSVAQNKAAEHNLSVFFMEKDMSELEDLPLFDFIGIFCDSLNYLQTEEQVVNTFKGVYEHLDDGGLFMFDVHSLYKMNHLFQNQTYALNDEDVSLIWLCYEGEHPNSVEHDLSFFHLDESTQQYNRYDELHFQRTFSIEQYSSWLKSAGFSIQKVTADFQNGEIKEDAERIFFYCMK, encoded by the coding sequence ATGAGTTATCAGCAATTCGCTTATCTATATGACAGGTTGATGGATGATGTTCCATATGATAAGTGGGTGGAGCTCCTATTAGCAGCGAGACAGGAGTACAACATAAAGGGCAGTAATCTCCTTGATTTAGCCTGTGGTACTGGTGAGCTGTCCGTTAGGCTGGCTCAAAAGGGGTTTGCTGTAACAGGTGCAGATATTTCTTCAGATATGCTAAGTGTTGCTCAAAACAAAGCGGCAGAACATAATCTTTCTGTGTTTTTTATGGAGAAGGACATGTCAGAGCTTGAGGATTTACCATTGTTTGATTTCATCGGTATCTTTTGTGATTCATTAAATTACCTGCAGACAGAAGAACAGGTTGTGAACACATTTAAGGGTGTATATGAGCACTTAGATGATGGCGGATTATTTATGTTTGACGTTCATTCCTTGTATAAAATGAACCATCTTTTCCAAAATCAAACGTATGCACTGAATGATGAAGATGTCAGTCTTATTTGGCTCTGCTATGAAGGAGAACATCCTAACAGTGTCGAGCATGATTTATCGTTTTTCCATTTGGACGAGTCCACACAGCAATATAATCGTTATGATGAATTGCATTTTCAACGGACTTTTTCAATAGAGCAATACAGCAGTTGGCTTAAATCCGCCGGTTTTTCGATTCAGAAAGTGACCGCGGATTTTCAGAATGGCGAAATAAAAGAGGACGCAGAGAGAATCTTTTTTTACTGCATGAAATAA